Genomic segment of Triticum aestivum cultivar Chinese Spring chromosome 6A, IWGSC CS RefSeq v2.1, whole genome shotgun sequence:
TTGCGTGACTATTTGCATTAGCAAACAAAGCATCTCAGTATTTTGATGCCAACGCTCTTTTTGTAACCATGGTTTTCTTCCAAAGCGAACCGGTGGCTAAGGGTGGTATGCTTGTCTGACCGAAGAGTAGAAGCCACAATACCTTGAAAAAGAATGAATAGTCTGCCAAGCTATGAAGGCTACGGCCACATCGTCTGCACCATCTTCCAAGGTTGTTGAACGTATGCCCTTTTAAAGATGTCACGAACACATCGGCAAAAGGTCAACCTTCTTACACATGGAGCAGTCTTCTTTTGCGTTTCTCCGATCCGGCTTTGAAATAATTGTCATGGAttgcttacactagtagaaaaagggcctctagtcccggttcataagggcctttagtcccggttcttgaaccgggactaaaggatcgttactaatgccctgaccctttagtcccggttcaaaccagaaccgtgactaaaggccctccacgtggccggtccacctttagtcccggttggtaacaccaaccggtactaaaggaaattttttgaatttttttttgaattttttttattttttttattttcaaatttctgaattattttaacctctaatctctaatcacccctcatcactgctcaatttaatctttAATCACCCCTCATTATTCTAAATCATCttacttcccggacggtcacccatcctcccactcccccagcctgagcacacttaactttcgggttctattctccctcgtttccaagtctgcactcgttgttttcctgacaatagtaagatgtcaatcctattaaccctcaggagtttagcttaagcatgaagtcacacatttcactgtttgagtttgaaactattgttctaaaaaacaataattttttagtaacactaatatttcttgaataagtagtttgaccattgtttgaccatagtttgaccatagtttgaccagatttgaccaaaattcaaaaaaactgaaataattatttaataacactaatattcttgaataattatttagtaacactaatacttcttgaataagtagtttgaccagatttattgaaaatttaaaaaaaactaaaatttgagcataactttttttccttttgaaatttgaggattctacaaatttgcaaacaggccgtaggcggtctccatcggatgtaacttttcgagtagatgatttttcatataaaaaactttttaatccgagttcatatgcaaaagttatgcccattttacaaattccagagagattttgtaaataaagtggaaattcatatttgtaaattttcccaacaactagaccacatatcacatgggaaacttattttattttattttttttgacatttccatcattttcttttgttttttctaaaactgaaaaggcggtcggggggggggggagagtttgaaaatgggacctttagtaccggttcgtgccatgaaccggtactaatgcctcaaatcccattagtcccggttggtggcaccaaccggggcaaaaggtctaacctttagtctcggttggtgccaccaaccgggactaatgggcatcgcaccctttagtcccggttcgtggcatgaaccggactaaagggcccaggtgaatcgggactaatgccttaaccgcacgaaccgggataaatgcacccattggtcccgtttctggactgaaccgggactaataggcttacccgacctggaccaaagcccccttttctactagtgttacaaAAGCGGATGTTACATAGACTAGTTGTATGCCATCCTTTTTTCTAGCCAATGTTAAGGTGCATGACTTAATCACAACTCAAAGGCATGTAGACACATGAAGTAAACATCATGATAAGAATCCACTCCTTAGTCAAACGGTTACGCGCGCGTTGCATAGTTACTAGTAGAAGAAAGAAATAGAGAAAACCTCACCAGTATATATATGCTCCCGGCTTTCCTTCCGCTCACTAACAACCGTCAAGGCCGCTGGCAAGAGGGGAGGAGGGGTTGCGATCGTCGCGGTGGAAGTTGGCTTATCTTCAGCAAAAAAGTATACAACCCTAGAATCGCAGTGCTCATAAATGTTCACTCTTTTTTTTTTCTAAACAGTattttcattttacattttagcCCGTAACGTCATTTTAAATCTTCGAGTGAGTTTCACCTCACACATATTTTTTTTTATAGTTCTCATTTCATTGTACATTTTCAGAAGGGGGCTTGTGATTCCCGAACGGCCCATTGGGCTCGCCCGTCCACCCGTCCGTCTTGTGaagcagcagcgagcggcggccggCGCTAGTGGAAACACTCTGCTTTCTTCCCCCCCTCTCCCCCCGAGATCCACTGCTCCGGTGGCCGGTCgccggagctcctcgccgccggcaagATGCGCAAGCGCGAcctcggcgtcctcctcctcgccgccttcgCCGTCTTCTTCTCCCTCCAGGTAACCCACCccgctcccctcctccccctcctctgatTCGGATCGATTCGGAACCCTAGCTGACCCGTCCTCCGGCGAACTCCTCCGCAGCACGAGGGCGACTTCTCCTTCCGGGAGGCGTGGTACCACCTGTCGGACGACGGGTTCCCCATCAAGCACGACGCggaccgcctcccgccgccgctcgtcgccgacCTCAACGGCGACGGCCGGCGCGAGGTGCTGCTCCCCACCCACGACGCCAAGATCCAGGTCCTCCAGCTCCCGGCCCACGCCGGGCTGGCCTCCGCGGCCGCCCTCGACGGCTTCCACGAGGCGCGCGTCATGGCCGAGATCTCCCTGCTCCCCGCCAACGTGcgcgtcgccgccggccgccgccccgtcgccatgGCCGTCGGCGCCGTCGACCGCTCCTACAAGCACGCCGACGTCCGCAAGCAGGTTCTCGTCGTCGTCACCTCCGGCTGGGCCGTCATGTGCTTCGACCACAACCTCAAGAAGCTCTGGGAGACGAGCCTCGGGGACGACTTCCCCCACGCCGCGCACCACCGCGAGGTCGCCGTCTCCGTCACCAACTACACGCTCAAGCACGGCGACGCCGGGCTCGTCATCGTCGGAGGGAGGATGGAGATGCAGCACCATGTATGTATGCTATCACCACCAACGTTGTCTTCTGCCTGCATTCCCTTGGTTAAAATCATTCAGCAAAAAAATGTAACCTGTTGATCAGTCCGCAGATCTCTTCGATGACTTCATGACCTCCGAACACGGCAGGGAAGAGCACCGCAGAAGTGCCAGCGAGAAACAGGTTATTTCCTCGAGCTCATCGTTTAGCCTGTACTGTTGTCCTGTTTCAGAAGTACCACAGAAGTGGCAATATTTCTTGATGTTCACCCCTTAACTTGGTAGAAACCTAAGCTGTTTAGGTGTTGCGCTTTTATGTACATCCTGCAGGCTTCGGAGGCTGGCAACGTTGACGTGCGTCATTTTGCGCTTTATGCTTTCTCTGGCCGTACCGGCGCGTTAAGGTGGAGCCGGAAGAATGAGGTATGCCCCATTTTAGGAATTTTATTTCATGTACCATAAATAAATTTAACATCACTGTTTCTTGTCATATGGCGTCAACACTTCTGTGTGTCTGCTCTCTGTTCCAATTTAGCATGTGAATAAGCTATGGACAAAGGTCTGACTCATATTATTGTTATGGTTTTCTCTTCACATGGCAGAATATCCAGGCACAGCCATCAGATGCTTCGGCGATGATACCACAGCATAATTACAAGCTTGATGTTCACGCCCTTAATAGCCGTCATCCTGGGGAGGTGAGAATTATGTCCACCACTACTTGTAATGAAAAATAATCTTCAGTGGTCATATTCACATTTAAGTAAGTCTTATATGCTCTGTCACCACTTGTTCTTCGTTAGCTTGATTTAGTTATCATGATCATCTTCTTGGATAGGTAGCAATTGAACAGCGTCAGTGTTCCCTCTGATATTTACGAGAGTTATTTGCTTGTACTCATACTCTACAAAGAACATATTATGGACATCCATTTGTTCCACTTTAGCAACTATAAGTCACCATCGTGTTCTGCTGCTGCCAATATTTCGTCAACCCAAAAATTGATTATGTTTCGACTAGGGAGGTGGCCTACATAGCAATCTTCATGCCGATTTATGAAAATTGCTAAAAGAAAAGGCTAATTAAATTCAGGTTCTACTTCACGATATGATATGGATACGACCATGGAGATGATATGTGTGTTTATATAGTAGTATTATTTTGCTTACGGGAACCTAATGTCTCGTATCATTTGGCAGTATGAATGCCGACAATTCAGAGAATCAATTCTTGGCGTCATGCCTCACCATTGGGTAAGACTAAATATCTGTTATCTTGTATTTCAGTTTTAGTATTTTGGGTACTTAACTCTGATCTGAATTTCTTTCTTTTTCAGGATAGGAGAGAGGATACTTTCCTACAACTTGCACATTTTAGGAAGCATAAAAGGAAAGAATTAAAGAAAACACAAGGAAAAAATGTTGTTAATAACGTGCACAAGCCTGTTGAACACAATCCACTCGGAAAGGATGATACTAATAGAATATCCAAAGTGATCGGGAAAGCTGCAGATCTGGCTGGCTCAGCTAAAGGCAAAAAGGTATATGATCTATATATGGCTGTTAAATCCAAAATGCACCTACCTTTGTGTTTGTCGCAGGTCGGCAACAAGTGCAGTTGTCTTGAAGTCTGCATAGTGTGGGTGTGTGTTCGAGTGTAAGAGTGCAAATGGGCACCCTTTAGGGTATTCTCTGACCCTCTTCAGTTCAACTAAATGAACTAAATTTTCAGAAGTCACATAACTTTTGTAAATTTAGTTCATTTGGTTGAAATAAGGAAGGTCAGAGGGTACTCTTGAGGGTCACAAAGTTGCATCCCTACTCAATTGACTATTCTGGTTCTAGATATCAACAGTATGTTGCAAATCGATAACTGTACTGTAGATAACTATAAAACAAATCCTACTGTGTGTACTTCTCTTCGGGAGTGCATGTAGAGTTTATTATTCATGGCTATTTATGATCAAATTAGAAATATATTCCAATGTATCTTTATGGTTGGCATCCACCATTCACTGGCTCAGTGGCACATGACTCTAAACTGCCTGATGCTATTGTCTCTGATTAGTTTTGTTGGGATAAAGCCTAGTTAGTAGTTAATGTGCTTCATCTTCATGTGTTCTCCATAGTATTATAGCCTTCACCTCTAGGATGTGTCGAATGCTGTAGCCATCTAATTTGTCCTCATCAATTTTTGAATGACACATCTTCTATCTGCATAATGTGATCTGTTTTGGAATTTGTGGTAGCTGCTAGTACATATTCCTGCACTTCTTACAGATATTATCTGTTCTTTCTTTTATTACACGACAGCTTGTACTTTTCTTAAACAAAGTTATAACAAAACTtactgtgtatatctttttagggAGTCCCTATACAGGTTATTATTCATGTTTATTTTATCATCAAATTTGAGATATACTTGCAATGAGTATTTGTGTTTGGCATCTGCTATTCCCTGGCTCAGTGGTGCTAGACTCTAAACTGGTGGCTTGATGCTAATATCTCTGTGATTAGTTTTGTTGGGAACTTGGGATCAATACTACAGTTAGTAGTTAATGTACTTATCTTCATATGTTATCCTTATTATTGTAGCCTTCGCCTTCAGGATGTATC
This window contains:
- the LOC123131549 gene encoding uncharacterized protein — translated: MRKRDLGVLLLAAFAVFFSLQHEGDFSFREAWYHLSDDGFPIKHDADRLPPPLVADLNGDGRREVLLPTHDAKIQVLQLPAHAGLASAAALDGFHEARVMAEISLLPANVRVAAGRRPVAMAVGAVDRSYKHADVRKQVLVVVTSGWAVMCFDHNLKKLWETSLGDDFPHAAHHREVAVSVTNYTLKHGDAGLVIVGGRMEMQHHSADLFDDFMTSEHGREEHRRSASEKQASEAGNVDVRHFALYAFSGRTGALRWSRKNENIQAQPSDASAMIPQHNYKLDVHALNSRHPGEYECRQFRESILGVMPHHWDRREDTFLQLAHFRKHKRKELKKTQGKNVVNNVHKPVEHNPLGKDDTNRISKVIGKAADLAGSAKGKKSLHTVYIPTITNYTQVWWVPNVVVAHEKEGIEAIHLASGRTLCKLHLTEGGLHADINGDGVLDHVQVVGGNGAEQTVVSGSMEVLKPCWAVATSGVPVREQLFNVSICHYNHLNLFHHGDFSRSFGRSFDPSGLEVATPVLLERDDGHKHRRGSHGDIIFLTSRGEVTSYTPGLLGHDAMWRWQLSTGATWSNLPSPSGMMENVVVPTLKTFSLRAYDPKQVIIAGGDQEAVVISPDGSLLTSIDLPAPPTHALILEDFSGDGLTDVILVTSGGVYGFVQTRQPGALFFSTLVGFLIVVIGVIFVSLHLNSSNGAKPRSTGQR